From the Gammaproteobacteria bacterium genome, the window CCGGGCCGTTTGATGAAGCCGTGGCGGGGCCAGTACAGCCCGGCGTTGTGGGCCACGGGCAGCACCGGGCAGCCACTGTGGGCGGCCAGGGCGGCGCCGCCGGCGGCGTAGCGGCCGGTCTGGCCCGGAGGCACGCGGGTCCCTTCGGGAAATACAATCACCCACCGTCCGGCCTCCAGGCGTTCTTGGCCGGTTTCCAAAAACTGGCGCAGGGCAGCGCGACCGGCGCTGCGGTCGATGGCGATAGGCTCCAGCAGGGCCAGGCCCCAGCCGAAGAAGGGGATGCGCAGCAGTTCCCGTTTCAGCAGCCAGGTCTGGGGCGGGAAGATGCCCTGGAAGATCAGGGTTTCCAGGGTGGACTGGTGCTTGGCCAGGACAATGGCAGGGCGCGCCGGCAGGTTTTCCAGCCCTTCCACCTGGTAGCTCAAGCCGCAAGTCAGTTTGAGCCACCACAGGTTCAGCCGCGACCAACTGGTGATGAAGCGGTAGCGGGCCCCATAGGGCAGGGGGTAGGTGAGCAGGCTCAATAGGGCGTAGACAACGGTAAAGCCCACCTGCCCCGCCGCGAACAAGGAAGAGCGCCAGATCGAGCCGGTCTCGGGGGCGGTCATGATTCCCGCCCTGCCCGTAGCAGGGCCGCCACGGCAGCGGCCAGATCGTCGAACACTGGCACGCCCTCCAAGCCTTCGCTCCGGGCCAGGGTGCGCTTCCCTTTGCCCGTGCGCACCAGGATGGGGGCGGCGCCCACGGCCCGGGCCGCCTGCACATCGCTCAGGCTGTCGCCAATAAAGGGCACGCCGTTTAAGTCGGTGTGCAGGCGCGTGGCGATTTGATGCAGCATGCCGGGCCGGGGTTTGCGACAGGCGCAGCCTTCATCCGGATGGTGGGGGCAGAAAAACACTTCTTCCACTTTGCCACCGGCCTGTGCCAGCGCGCGGTGCATTTTGTCGTGCATGCGCGCCAGGGTGGCGCGGTCAAAATAGCCCCGCGCCAGGCCCGACTGGTTGGAGGCCACCACCACCCGGTAGCCGGCCTGGTTTAATCTCGCAATGGCCGCCAGGCTGCCGGGAAGGGGGACCCATTCCTCGGGGGATTTGATGTAGTGGTCGGAGTCTTCGTTGATCACGCCGTCGCGATCCAGAATAACCAGCTTCATGGTGACACTTCACTGCGGGGGGGCAGACAAAAAACCGTATTGTACCGCGGCGGCGCGTGTCAGGGTGGCCCTCATTTCCTTATGGTGCGTTCAAGTTTCCGCCAAGCCCGCCGATAAGCTCAGCGAGAGACCCTGAAAGGGTCGCAAAGCGCAGTGCTGTAGCGACAGCACACAGACCAGCCTGAGGAGGGCGAGACCATGGACTTTTTAATGGAAGCCGTAGTCATTTCATTCATCATCGGTGCCATTGCCGGCGCGGTCGTTGCGATGCACCTGTCCCACCCCAAGAAAGCCAAGGCCGGAGACGCCAAGGAAGTCCTGGAGCCCTGACCTTCAGCGCAGCGTCACCAGTTCCTCGGCGCTAGTGGGATGGATCGCCACGGTATTGTCGAAGTCTGACTTGGTGGCCCCCATCTTGATCGCCACGGCAAAGCCCTG encodes:
- a CDS encoding 1-acyl-sn-glycerol-3-phosphate acyltransferase; the protein is MTAPETGSIWRSSLFAAGQVGFTVVYALLSLLTYPLPYGARYRFITSWSRLNLWWLKLTCGLSYQVEGLENLPARPAIVLAKHQSTLETLIFQGIFPPQTWLLKRELLRIPFFGWGLALLEPIAIDRSAGRAALRQFLETGQERLEAGRWVIVFPEGTRVPPGQTGRYAAGGAALAAHSGCPVLPVAHNAGLYWPRHGFIKRPGTVRVVIGPVIETAGLSAADINRRARDWIERTARALL
- the gmhB gene encoding D-glycero-beta-D-manno-heptose 1,7-bisphosphate 7-phosphatase translates to MKLVILDRDGVINEDSDHYIKSPEEWVPLPGSLAAIARLNQAGYRVVVASNQSGLARGYFDRATLARMHDKMHRALAQAGGKVEEVFFCPHHPDEGCACRKPRPGMLHQIATRLHTDLNGVPFIGDSLSDVQAARAVGAAPILVRTGKGKRTLARSEGLEGVPVFDDLAAAVAALLRAGRES